The nucleotide window TTGCTTGCTATTTTCGCTTTTATTTTTTTATTATATATAAATGAGGGTAGCTTTCGTTTTTATGTAATTTTAGCTATCTTACTGGGTATTTTATTATATAACATTCTGAGAAAAGTTTTGACATCTGATTAGACTCAAATTAGGGGGTGTATTTCTTGAAGAAGATTTTCTTTAGTCCTTTTAAAATAATATTAATACTTGTTTTTATTATAATTGCTTCCCGTTTTTATAGCAATCACCAACATATAAGTAGTTTAAGAGAGGAAATAAGTTACAAAGAAAGTCAAGTTTTATTAGCAGAAAAAAGGAGACAAGCTTTATTAGATGAATTAGAAAATATAAATAATCCTGATTTTATTGAAAAAATAGCACGTCAGGAGTTAGGTTTAGTTAAACCTGGAGAGATGTTAATTATACCTGTTGAAGAATCAAAATAATATAAATGATCAAAAAGAAAGTAGGGTTTCGTTTGGAAAAATTTATTAAAATAATTAGTAAAGAACTTAAGTTGAAAGAAAATCAAGTAAAAGGAACAATTAGCCTTTTGGATGAGGGAAATA belongs to Halanaerobiaceae bacterium ANBcell28 and includes:
- a CDS encoding septum formation initiator family protein; amino-acid sequence: MKKIFFSPFKIILILVFIIIASRFYSNHQHISSLREEISYKESQVLLAEKRRQALLDELENINNPDFIEKIARQELGLVKPGEMLIIPVEESK